In the genome of Leptospira broomii serovar Hurstbridge str. 5399, the window ATGAAAAAATCGGAGTGGTTATTCATCCTCAAAGCGTTGCACACGGAATTGTGGAGATGAAGGACGGCGCTAGTTTCGTTTATTCTTCTTACCCGGATATGATTTTTCCCGTCGCCCATTCCCTCTTCTATCCGGCAATTGTTCCGAAAGTATTACGCTCCCACCCGAGCACGTCTTGGGGAAATTTGGAATTTTTAGAAGTTGATCCGGCTCGGTATCCAGGCTTGTCTTTGGCTTACGAAGCCGGTCGGGCCGGCGGTACCGCACCTTCGATCTTCAATGCGGCGAATGAAGTCGCTGTGGATCTTTTTTTGAAAGGCGAGATTCGATTCACGGAAATCCCGAATCAAATCCATTCCGCCTTGAATACGATCGCAATTTCATTTCCTTCCGATTTGGAGGGTTACGAAGAGGCGGATCGTAAAACTAGAGAATTTGTTCTTAATTCCCGTAAAGGAAAGGTTACGCAATCATGTTAACGCTTATCTTCGGCGCCGTGTTTATGCTCGCGCTTTGTATTTTCATTCACGAACTCGGGCATTTAGTCATGGGTTGGCTCGTCGGAGTCAAGGCCAGAGTTTTTTCCATCGGTTACGGCAAGGGAATCTGGAAAAAGCAGATCGGGGAAACTACTTTTCAAATCACGGGGATTCCAATCGGTGGATATGTTCTCTTTAAAGGAGACGAGTACGGTAGTAATGTCAAAGGAGAAAAGGGTGAGTTCCTTTCTACTCCTCCTTTAAAGAGGATGATACCCGTCATAGGCGGACCTTTATTCAACTTAATTCTAGGCTTCATCATCGTATTAGTGCTTTATCTTTACGGGCATAATCCGTCCGGAAATCGAATCTATCTGGAGCCGGCTTATAACGAATACTCGCCCGGGTATCACGCCGGCTTAAGAAGCGGCGATAAAATTTTGGCTGTAAATGGAATTCAGACCGAAACCAAGTATGAACTCATTTCTGAATTAGGACTTTCTAAAGGACATGAAGTCGCTCTTCGCGTGGAGCGAGATGGCGGGAAGCCGTTCGAAATTACGGTCCCGGACGCGTATTTAGGGATCGAGTTTGCGGGCGAGCGGTGGGTGGAAGCCGAGTTCGATCTGTCCGATCGCCTTTATCATTGGCTCTCGTCGAAGCTGGATAAGAATAAGGAAGCGGAACTCTATCAAAAAGAAAGGATGGAGCGTATAGCAGTCGGAAGGGATCTTCCTCCCGAGCAATTAGCTTTGCAGGAATCGAAAGAACGTCAAAAAATTCTCCAAGCAAGGGCACTGGATTATTTAAACGACGGTGATCGTATTTTATCCGTCAACGGGATGGAAGTTCATACGGTTCCGCAACTGCAGGAAACCCTAGGTAAGTTTCAGAAAGAGAAAGTCAAACTCGTAATCGATCGGAAAAAATATCCTCTTTTGAATCCCTGGTCTCGGGAGAAAGTAGAGGTAGAGATGCCGGTTCTTCCCGCATACGTCGTCGAGTTTAAAAATTTAAAGGATAAAAAATATCCAGAACTCTCTCCGTCGTCTCGAAATCTGCTGAGCTACGACCCCGAAGTGAAATTGAAACTTTTGAACCTTAAATTAAACGGGAAATCTTTCGCAAGCTTCGAGGATTTTCTGGACGAAGTTCGGGGTAGAGTCGGGCAGCGGGCCCAATTGCAAATGGGCGGGGATTCCTGGGAAGCAACTCTCGGATTAAGAAATATCGGTCTGCTCGGGTTCCGGGCCACGATGTACGTTAACGAAGAAAGAATGGATCGCAAGCTTTCGCTTTTGGAAGCGTTCACTCAATCCGGAAAGGATATCGTAAAAATGATTTCCGATAATCTTCGAGGATTGGGAATGCTATTTTCTGGATTGATCAAAGTGAAGGATAGTCTTTCGGGTCCGGTAGGGCTCTTCAAGGCCTCGCAATATTTTATGGGGAACGGGATCCTGGATTATTGGGAATTCGTCGCTAAGATTTCGATCGCTTTAATGATTATGAATTTACTTCCGATTCCTGTGGCCGACGGTGGACATATCGTTTTCTTTGCATACGAAGCGGTAGCTGGTAGGCCTTTACCCCAAAGAGTCATGGAAGGAATCTTGAGAATCGGATTTTTCTTCCTATTGGGATTGGGATTCTATGTCAGCTATTACGATTTTTTCCGTTAGGCTGGCATGAGAGCATCAAAATATATTTTACCGACTGAAAAAGAAAATCCCGCAGATGCGGTCGTTGCGTCACATCGATTGATGATCCGCGCCGGACTTGTACGAAAATCAGGTTCGGGATTTTACTTCTTTTTACCTCTAGGATTAAGAGTTATAAAAAAAATAGAATCCGTCGTTCGACAAGAGATGGACGCAACCGGGGCCCTGGAGTTTGAACTTCCCATATTAACTCCCTCAGAGTTTTGGGAGCAATCCGGTCGTTGGTCAGTAATGGGACCGGAAATGTTCCGAGTAAAAGATCGTCATGATCAGTGGTATGCGCTCGGTCCCACGCACGAGGAATCCTTTTCTTATCTCGTAAAACCGCTTTTGAAATCCTACAAGGATTTACCGTTAAATGTTTACCAAATTCATACCAAGTTTCGGGACGAAATCAGGCCTAGGTTCGGCGTAATCCGTTCCCGAGAGTTCATTATGAAAGATGCATATTCTTTTCATATAGACGACGCGTCTTTAGATGAGACATACCAGGATATGAGAACCGCATACAGAAGAATTTTCCAGCGATGCGGATTAAAGACCATACCCGTTCAAGCGGATTCCGGAGCGATGGGAGGTTCCGCCTCCGAAGAGTTTATGGTCGTTTCTCCGATAGGAGAAGAAACGCTACTGCTTTGCGGAAACTGCGGATACAATTCCAATAGCGAAAAAACTCCGTTTATTTCCGCCGATGCTGACTGTCCAAGCGGTCCGAAAGAGAAGAAGGAAGTTTCGACTCCCGGTAAAAAAAGTATCCAAGAAGTCGCGGATCTTCTTTCCGTTCGGCCGAAAGATACTTTGAAAGCGGTGGCTTTAAAAAACGGGAAAGAATCCGTGCTGGTCTTTTTACGCGGGGATTTGGAATTAAACGAACATAAGCTAAAGGCCCATCTTAAATGGCCCGAATTGGATTTAATACCCGAAGCCGAATTGCAATCCGCCGGACTCTTTCCGGGTTACATCGGACCTTCCGATGCCAAATCGTCCTTCAGAGTAATTTTGGATTCTTCCATTCGTAACGACCAAGCCTATATCGTAGGCGCCGGAAAGGAAGACGCGCATATTCAAGGCTATGTCCCGGCAAAGGAAATGAAGTCGGAATTCGAAACTGCCGATATCGCTTTGACTCGGGAGGGAGATCCCTGTCCCGATTGCGGAAAGCCGCTAAAAGCGGAGAAGGGAATCGAAGTAGGACATATTTTTAAACTAGGCGATAAATACACCAAGTCGTTCCAGATTCAAGTATTGGACCAGCGGGGAAAAGCTAGATCTCTTACTATGGGTTGTTATGGAATCGGAGTGAATCGTACGATGGCGACTGTCATCGAGCAGTGTAACGACGAAAAAGGCATTTATTGGCCAATCAGTATCGCTCCTTTCGAAGTTTCTCTAGTGACTCTGGGAAAAGGTTCCGAGCAGGAAGCGAAGGCTAAGGAATTTTACGACGCTCTTTCAAGCGAGGGCATCGAAGTTTTTTGGGACGACCGAGACCTCGGCCCGGGATTCAAGTTTAAAGATTCCGAATTGATCGGCTTTCCGATCCGAGTTACCGTCGGTAAGAAGTTCTTCGAAGCCGGAGAAATTTCCATCTATAATAGGAAGAAAGATAAAGAAGAAGTTTTTACGTTCAAGAGTTTTGATGATCTCGTAAATCGAGTGGAACGGTTACGCCAGGAATTATACCAAGAGTTGGCGGAGGATTGATCCTCCGTAAGGAGCCGCTATATGGCTAAAGAACGCAGCTTCACGGAAAAAGAAGGATACTTCGGGGAATTCGGGGGAAGATACGCCCCCGAAATTCTCACCGAGGCATTGATCGAACTGGAATCGACTTATAATCGACTTCGCAAAAGTAAGAAATTTAAGAAAGATCTGGAATACTATCAAAGAAATTATATCGGAAGACCTTCTCCTTTAACGTTTGCGGAGAAATTGACCCAAGCTTGGGGTGGCGCTAGGATTTGGCTCAAACGCGAAGATTTGAATCATACCGGCGCGCACAAAATCAATAACACCGTCGGCCAGGCTTTAATCGCGAAAGCAATGGGAAAGAGGCGGGTGATCGCAGAAACCGGCGCTGGGCAACACGGAGTCGCTACTGCGACAGTGGGCGCCTTATTCGGATTTGAAACCGTCGTGTATATGGGAGAGGAAGATCTCCGTCGCCAGAAGTTGAACGAAATTCGCATGCAGATGTTAGGGGCGAGGGTCGTGGGTGTCTCTTCAGGAACTGCGACACTTAAAGACGCCACTTCGGAAGCGATGAGAGATTGGGCGCTCAACGTTGCCGATACTCATTATATAGTAGGTTCGGTGATCGGGCCTCATCCGTTCCCGACGATCGTTAGGGATTTTCAGTCGGTAATCGGACGGGAATCAAAAAAACAATTTCGCAAAACGAATGATAAATTGCCGGACGCGGTGGTTGCCTGCGTCGGAGGCGGTTCCAACGCGATGGGAATCTTTTACGATTTCTTACATGAGAGAAAAGTAAAGTTATACGGGGTCGAGGCTGGAGGAAGAGGGAGTTCTCCTGGGGAACATTCCGCTACGATGCTTTTCGGAAAGACCGGTTTTTTACACGGAACCAAGACTTTAGTGATTCAAGACTCGAATGGGCAGGTCGTTCCTGCACATTCCGTTTCCGCGGGTTTAGACTACCCGGGGGTCGGGCCTGAACATGCTTACTTGCATAGCTCGGGCAGAGTCAAATACGAAACTGTTTCCGACGAAGGAGCCCTGGATTCATTTTTAGAAGTATGCCGTGTGGAAGGAATTATTCCCGCTCTCGAAACCGCACATGCGTTCCACTTCGCAAAGAGCTTAGCGAAGGATTTAGGTAAGAAGAAGGATATACTGATTTGTCTCTCGGGCAGGGGCGATAAGGACGTCGCCGAAGTTGCTCGCTTAACGGGAATCATTAAAGGAGAAGTTCTTTGAGTGCAATTCGAAGCGTCTTTTCAGAAACCGCTAGCACATTCATACCTTATATTTCTCTGGGCGATCCGGATTATGATTCTTGCGTGGATTGGGCCGACGCTCTGATTCGAGGAGGGGCCGGAATATTAGAATTGGGAATTCCTTTTTCCGATCCGGTGGCGGACGGACCCATCATCCAGAAAGCTTTCAAGAGAGCATTAGCTCACCCTTTTTCGATGGATCAAATTTTGGATACTACTGCGAGAATTTACGCAAAGCATCCTCATATTCCTCTCGTTTACCTGACTTATTTTAATCCGATTTATAGTTATGGTTTCGAACGTTTCGCAGAAAAGGCCAAGGTTTCCGGAATTCAAGGAATGATTATCCCGGACCTTCCGTTCGACACTTCGGAAACCGATGCACTTTTCAAATCGCTCAAAAAAAGAGGAATCGATCTTATTCATTTGGTTACGCCAGCGACCCCGGCTTCCCGAATGAAAGGGATTCGCGAATTCGCGTCAGGTTTCGTGTATTACGTTACGTCCTACGGAGTAACGGGGGAAAGAAAAGCCGTTTCGGAAGGTTTGGAGGATCGAATTCGATTTACCAAGACTCTTTTCGAACTTCCCGTTTGCGCCGGATTTGGAATTTCGTCGCCGGAGCAGGCTAAAGAAATTTCGGCATATTCGGACGGAATTATCATCGGCTCGGCTGTGCAAAGGATCATCGAAGAGAACGGAACAAATTCGGAAGTTTGCAAAGAAAAATTGTACAATTACGCTTGCTCTATTTCGAATGCGCTTCGCGGTCACGGGGTCTCGGAAACCTAAATCGAAGTCGAATCGGCGTATTGAATTTAGTTCTTCGTAGGGAAAAGCCAAAAATAAATCTTTTCCCGAATGGCCGCTTTTCTTGATTACGATTGCAACCTCTTAGAGACGAGATTGTTGATATTTTCTTTCCCAAGAACCGGAAGAAAATTGACGAATCCGGATCAACGGTCAAAATCCTTCCAGTTTCCACTCGGAGGAAAGAATGAGCGAGTCTAAAACCCCCTTAAAACTATCGGTACTGGACATAGTGTTCGGAACACTGACTGTGATAGGGATTATTGCCCATCTTTATTACGCGTTCTTATCCAATTCTCCAATTGCTTTCAAAGCGCTGCTGGTCGGGGCAGTCTTATTGCTTTCTTCCGCCTATTTCTTTTACAAACTATTAGAAAAGCTTGTGACCAATAAGCAGGCGATCGGTAGTTTATGGTTAGCCATCATAGTTTCATTCTTTGTCTTCGATTTGTATGTGGTGTTTACCCCATTTTCGGATTTGGAAGAATCCTCAGTTTCGTGGAGATTTAATCTTGTTAAAGGCGGAATTACCAAAAGTGAAAAAGAATCGGACGAAGGCACGATAGAATACATCAAATACAACCCACCTGCCGGAGCTCGAAGAGACATCCAAATTATAGGAATTACCACCAATACTTTGGAAAGACTCGAAGGAGTTTGGCCCCTTCCTTGGAAGAACTATGCAAGCATAATCGATAAATTTAAGAACACTTCGAACCTACTAATGTTCGATATTTTCTTCGTGGATTATAAGCCCGGGCAAATGGATGAAATGTCCAAAGCATTGGACGGAAATCCAAGGGTAATGTTCGACTACCCGATGGAAACCAGTTTGGAATCCAAGGAAGCGATTCTTAATTTGGAAAAACGGATCGAGGTTTTAAGAAAATATAAACTCGAGAACGTTCAAGATCCCGACGATATCGGGCAGCCTTGGCTTAAATTTCCGCAACCTCCCATCGAACAGATCGGTTCCAGATCGGCCGGTTTAGGCTTTGCGAATATTAAGAAAGATGAAAGCGGCTTGAATCGCAGAATGCCTTTGGTCGCCAAATTGGTAAACTCCGGACCTTTTAAGGAAACGGAATATTTCCCTTCAATAGATTTGATTATCGCCTGCAACTATTACGGCGTGGACGTGCGTAAAGATACCGACGTTGTCATGGGTAAATACGTTAAGATCAAAAATATTCCGAATCGAACGGTGACGAATTTCGATTTTAAAACCATGAAGCGGGAAACCAAGGATATCATGGCGAAGCCTAACGATACCCGCGAAGTCATTATTCCAATAGACGAATACGGACAAATGCAAATTAACTTTGCGGGCGGATTGTATTCTTTCCGAAATACCGAACTCTTCGAAGTCGTTCAGATGTGGGACGAGAACGCGGCGGCCCAGGTGGAAAATAATATTTTCCTGGTCGCGATGTATTATGCTACCGGGCGGGGGGCAGCAAAGGATACGCACTTATCGCCGTTCGGGGATATGTCGGGAATCGAACACCACGCGCACGCAATCAACACAATCTTAAATCAGGATTTCCTTCACGAAGTTCCGGAGTGGGGAAATTTTCTGATCTATTTGAGTATGGCTTTTCTGGTAGGTTTAGTACTTCCTCGTTTGAAAACTTCTTGGGGATTTCTATTTATCATAGTTCTGGCTTTTCTATATAGTGTTGTGACGCTATTGGATTTTTCCGAATTCAATTTGGTGCATATCTTTCCATCTGTGATCGTTGAACAACTCTTCATTTTCGTAGGAATCATCGGATACAAGATTTTAACGGAAGAAGAGAACGTAAAATATATCAGAAGCACATTCTCGAAATTCGTATCAAAGGATGTCGTGGACGAACTTCTCAAAAATCCGGAGAATTTGAATCTGGGAGGGTCGAAAAGAGATATCACAATCTTCTTCTCGGATATCCGCGGATTCACGACAATGTCCGAAAAAATGGGACCTGAGGAGCTTGTTCAATTTTTGAACCAGTATCTTTCCGAAATGACGGAGATCATAATCGAATTTAAGGGAACGATTGATAAATACATGGGGGATGCGATCATGGCTTTCTGGGGGGCTCCGGTTCCTTTAGAAGACCACGCCTATTACGCTTGCGCGGCGGCCCTCGCTCAAATGCGAAGGTTAGCCGTCTTGAAAGAGGAGTGGAAAAGCCGGGATCTTCCCGTGATGGATATCGGTATTGGATTGAATTCCGGACCCGCCGTAGTTGGAAATATGGGGAGTTCTCACCGCATGGATTACACCTGTATGGGGGATACGATCAACCTGGGCTCGCGCTTGGAGGGATCGAATAAGGAATATGCCACCAATATCATTATTTCAGAATATACATATGAAAAGGTCAAGGACCGTATAATTGCCAGAGAATTGGATTTGGTCAAGGTGAAGGGAAAAACGAAGCCTGTACGAATCTATGAACTGATCGATTTAGTAAACGAAGAAGATCTCAAAATATTACGGAGACCTCTTCACGCTGCGGAGCAGTCCTAATGACCGCTAGACGACGGAATTCATGCAACAGCAACAACCGAATCTCGACGGCATCCGTATTCCTGCGGACCTCAGAAAACTTCCATTGGAGGAGTTGCCCCGGCTCTGTGCCGAGGTTCGAAACTATATTATAGATACCCTTTCGGGAATCGGCGGTCATTTTGCCAGCAATCTCGGAGTAGTCGAGCTTACCGTAGCATTGCATTACGTTTTTGATACGCCGAACGATCGTTTGATTTGGGATGTCGGTCACCAAACTTATCCGCATAAAATTCTAACAGGTAGGAAAGATAAACTTTCTACCGTTCGAAAGTTTAAAGGCTTATCCGGTTTTCCGAAACGGGAGGAATCCGTATACGATTTGTATAATACGGGTCATGCCGGCACGTCGATTTCTCAGGCATTAGGTGAAGCGGTTGCAAGAGATCTAACCGGCAAAGGTTATAACGTTGTAGCGATTATCGGAGATGCTTCGATTGCTACGGGTATGGCTCTGGAAGCCTTAAATCATGCTGGCCATCTAAAGAGGGACCTCCTTGTCATTTTGAACGACAATTATATGTCGATTTCTAAGAATGTCGGATCCATTTCGAGTTATTTAAATAATATTATAAGTTCTCATTTTTATTTGAACTGGAAAAGAATATTTTATACTTTTTTAAAGTGGTTTCCGATTGTCGGACCGGCAATGGAAAGTTTTTTCAAAAAGGTCGAAAAGGGTTTCAAGGACGTTTTTACGCCCGGTGGTTTATTCGAAGACTTAGGTTTCGGATATATAGGCCCCGAAGACGGTCACGATGTGATTCGACTCGTTACTATGCTTCGTAAACTTAAAGCGATGAAAGGGCCTATATTATTTCACGTTATCACACAAAAAGGGAAAGGATATAGCCCGGCAGAGAAGGATCCGATTAAATATCATGGAGTGACTCCATTTCGAAAAGAAGATGGAGCTATGGATTTGGGAGATGATTCCAAAATTTCTTATTCCAAGATTGTGGGAAAAGTATTAACTCAATTAACGGAAAAAAATCCGAAGATAGCCGCGATTACTCCTGCGATGATCGAAGGATCGGGACTCGGAGAATATGTAGCCAAATTCCCGAATCACGTTTTCGATGTCGGAATTGCCGAGCAACATTCGGTTGCGTTTGCCGGAGCCATGACAAACGGGGATGTCATTCCTTATATGTGCATTTACTCTACCTTCTTAACGAGGGCCATGGATCAGTTAGTTGAAGACGTTTCGCTCATGAATTTGCCGGTGCGTTTCGTGATTGATCGTGCAGGCTGCGTAGGACCGGACGGAGAAACCCATCAAGGGCTATTCGATTTGAATTATCTTTTATCTTTGCCGAATATGGATGTTTTTGTCCCTTCTTCCGGACAAGATTTAGTGGATTCGCTTCGCTTCATGGAGACGTACGATAAATCTCCGATTTCAATCCGATTCCCGAAAGCTTCGGTGGATATTTCCGGTTTGGATTTTACTTCGAACTTCGAGCTAAATCCGGGCTCGTTCAGAGTATTATCTCGGGGATCGGACATAGCAATCCTCTCGATCGGCTCCATGCTAGACGAGGCTAAAAAGGCTGCAGCATTTTTAGAGCACGAAGGTCTTTCCGTTACGCTCATCGATTTGGCATGGTTACGACCGCTCGGAAAAGAAGCGTTGGACGAGGAACTTTCGAAAGTCCGATACTTTACCATTTTGGATGAAAGTTATATCGATGGCGGAGCATCCGGCTATCTTCTTAACAGAATTTCACCGGAATATCTTTCCCGATTCTTGAAAACATTCGGCTTTCCACCGGAACCGATCCATCATGGAGAAAGAAAAGAAATCTTTGCCGAATATGGTCTAGATGGGACCGGTATTGCTAGAGCTTTGTTAGGCTTAGTAAAGAAGGAAGTCATACACGGAAAACACAATTAAGCTCCTGGCTAGAGTGGCCGAAAATAAAAGAAAAACGGGTAGATAATTGGAAAGTCTGACACCTGAAGATAAACTTGAAGCCTCAAAATTCTTTTATAAAATCGGAGATCTGGATCGTTCCGAATTTCTACTAAAAACATTCTTAGAACAAACGGAAGATCATGAAGCATATTTTTTCTTGGGATTGATCGAAAACCAGAGGTCGAACTGGCAAAAAGGCCTCTATTATTTTTATCGTTCGGTGGAAACGAATTCGGAATACGGTAATCCGTGTAATGAGATAGGTATTCTGCTCCTTCGATTAGGAAGAGAAAGGGAGTCGGTTTATTGGCTGAAAAAATCCCTACGTTGTCGATTAAACGACGCCCCTCACATTTCACTTTTCAACTTGGCGACATTGTATAAAATTTGGAATCGTCCGGAACGTTCCCTTCAATACCTCCATAAGGCGATCGTGATCAAGCCCGATTTCGAAGAGGCAAAACGTTTGCGAGAAGAGTTGAACTCGGCGTTCTGATCCCGTTAAAATTTCGACGAATAACTAATTCTGCGAGTAACGCTTATTTTCACAGGATTAGTTTAAGAAATTCTTGTGTATTTTTGCCTGTGATCCATCCTAATCCTGAAGTAATTATCGGGTCTTAAAATTGTAAACGATCCGACAAGTGCTGCCGGATCTAAAAACAGATGATAAGAAGAGAATGGAAAATTTATCGATTCGGCCAGCATTTCCGACGGATGCTTAATAAGCCGCCGTTAATCTATAGTTCGGGCCTTGCCGCATGTGCAGCATGGGATTTCGTATACAAACAGGGTAAAATTCATCCGGAACAATTTTTAACTAAAGCTTTTCATGGTGTTCGAAATACGATCAGTCATAAGAATCATTTTGTAGTTTCCGTCGGAGAGGAAATCGTAGGTACTATAGTCGTTTATTTCCAACCTAAATTTCTTCTCCTAACTGCAGGTACTGCATTGAATATTTTTCGGGAGTACAAATTGGATGAAGTCAAGGTAGCTCTTCGAGGGCTGACCATTGAAGGAATGATCCGACCCCCTAAAGCCGAAAGACTTTACCTTGGACATATTGCCGTTGCCGATAAATGGAGAAAGAAGGGAAATGCAGCTTCCTCAATACGACACGCTGTTAAACGAAATTAGACGTTCTCGAAAGCTGCTTTGGACGTTTCGATCGCTAATTAGGTCGCTCAGGCTCTCTATTCTAAATTAGGTTTCAAAATCGTCGAATCGCGAAAATTTGCCGGTCCATTTGGAGTGGTTCCGGATCATTTTTATACGGAATCCGAGAACAGTCTTTTTTACTAGTTTATAAAAATTCCGGAGGAGGAGTTTTTCGTTGGGGAGGGATTCCCCGCCCTTCCTGGGCGGGGGCCGGATCGGTGGTTTCGTAGCGTCGGCTTATCATAGGCTCCGGCTCTTATCAAGGCTTTTTCAAAAAAAGTCTTTGCAGGAGCTCCAACACCGATTTCGACGAGTTCAACTTGCCACTATCGATTTTTTCTTAAATATAACTGCAAACTAGGATTTCCTTCTAATAAGATAAGATTTTCATGCAAATTTTCTAATTCCTTCGAACCGAATGATAAATTGGAACGACGAGAGCAAATTTTGAGTTTATCTTTGATTCGCTTCAGATATCCAATCTTGAATGAAATTTAGTTCGGTGAGAATTGTAATATGGAATTAGCTCCGGAGATGGCTGAGTACGTGCAAAAGATTTTGTCCTTGGGGCTAAAAGGATTTAGCGAAGGAACTCCTCATCAGAGAAGGGAAGGATATTCTGCGATTCGTTCCCTTTTAGGAGAAGGGCCGGAGATGGTCGATATTTTCGATACGTCGATTTCAACTTCGAATGGAAACCTAGTCGTAAGAAATTATATTCCGAAAAAAGAAATCCATTCCCGCATTCTTTATTTCCACGGAGGCGGCTGGGTTGTTGGAAATTTGAATGATTTCGATCCTTTTGCAAGGACTTTAGCTAATGGAACTTCAAGTTCAGTTTCTCTTGTCGATTATCGACTAGCTCCTGAGTTTCCATTCCCTGCGGCAATCGATGATGCAACTCTCGCATTGGAATGGATTGCCACTCGGAAAGATTGGGAAAAATATTCCTTGGTAGTGGCGGGCGACAGCGCGGGCGGAAATCTTGCTTCAGTAATAGTGAGAGAAGCTAGAGATAAAAAGTGGCCGAAGATCGATCTGCAAGTTTTAATTTATCCGGTAACTGATGCAAATTTCGAAACTGCCTCCTACAAAACCTTTGAACAAGGACCCGGACTTACTCGAAGGGATATGGAATGGTTTTGGAATCAGTATATTCCCGACAAGAGTAAAAGAAACGACCCTCGGGCATCGCCTCTACAAGCCGAAAATTTACGGGACCTTCCGCCGACGATTATCTTTACGGCCGGTTTGGATCCGTTAAGAGACGATGGAGAATTATATGCGGATCGATTGGCCTCTGAAGGCGTGCCGACTTATTTTAAACGTTTCGACGGTTATACTCACGGCTTCTTTACTAAAGTAAATATCTTGTCCGCGCCGGAGGAAGGAATTCGAGAAATTTCAAATGTAATTGAAGGAATTATTCAGGGTGAGGCAAATGAACGCCTTTCATTAAGTCGGAAAATCCATCATAAAACGGGTGAAAAATTTTGAAGCGAGCTCAATTAATCGATTTTGGAAAACCTCTTGTTTTGAATACAGCATCGGATCCAGATCCGAAAGATAGCGAAGTCTTGCTCGAAGTTCTTGCTTGCGGAGTTTGCCATTCCGATCTGCATATTCGGGAAGGTTATTACGAATTGGGATCGGGTAAAAAAATGTGGGTGAAAGATCGAGGGGTTTCGCTTCCTTTAACGCCCGGTCATGAGGTCGTCGGAAGAATACTGAAAATAGGATCGAAAGTCGTAGGCGTTTCCGTTGGTGAACGTTTTTTAGTTTATCCGTGGATAGGGTGTAACGCCTGTTCGGAATGTCAGGCAGATTTACCGCATCTTTGCGCGTCGCCAAAATCCTTAGGAGTCTATCAGGATGGGGGATACTCGGATCGCATTTTAGTTCCCGACCAAAAATGGTTGATTCCGATCGGAAACTTGAAACCGGAAGTTGCATGCTCCTATGCTTGCGCTGGATTAACGGCATTCAGCGCTTTAAAGAAAGCATTGCCTTTATCGGAAAAGGAAACGTTAGTCATTATTGGCGCCGGAGGCTTAGGATTCTTTGCCGCACAAATTGTTAGATGTCTAACGAATGCCAATATTATTTTCTTGGATGTAGATTCGGATCGATTGAAAAAGATTGGGGAGTTTGATTCGTCGTTTCAAACGATGAATTCGAGTGTGGGTGAGGCCGAG includes:
- a CDS encoding alcohol dehydrogenase, translated to MKRAQLIDFGKPLVLNTASDPDPKDSEVLLEVLACGVCHSDLHIREGYYELGSGKKMWVKDRGVSLPLTPGHEVVGRILKIGSKVVGVSVGERFLVYPWIGCNACSECQADLPHLCASPKSLGVYQDGGYSDRILVPDQKWLIPIGNLKPEVACSYACAGLTAFSALKKALPLSEKETLVIIGAGGLGFFAAQIVRCLTNANIIFLDVDSDRLKKIGEFDSSFQTMNSSVGEAEIRKCTGTSGAKSVVDFVNNSETAALAFSLLSKNGKQICVGLFGGEVILQTPIIALKNLKIQGSYTGSPIELMELLNLVSSNRLLPVPIHLASLNDANSILDSMAGGKGLGRTVLIPTS